A genome region from Streptomyces sp. NBC_01296 includes the following:
- a CDS encoding glycerophosphodiester phosphodiesterase family protein, with translation MTTYLRRAAGRRMLLALIAALCGIIGTTALGTTPAAAADQRHPIYAIAHRVDTLDGVDAALKHGANGIEIDVCAWWNPNEWRAYHDCSSAGDNRLGPSFDSMIDRILSQANAGRRLALVWLDIKDPNYCGEQENRGCSVAGLRDKAQRLTAAGIQVLYGFYEYHGGSTPDVGGRGWKSLEGRLGSLEGITTTGTRDQAQAAFNRSGSGFPAGRRVMDYGDSDITKGFGNCTEATYNTCAELKKGAGDRDAGRLAATLSWTTTYNDPWYVDKLLGDGRVDGIIAGYGAFTGVREYDDSWQCANAVNLVRDWVNRHGGTHRMATPGDRLFR, from the coding sequence TTGACCACTTACCTCAGGCGTGCCGCCGGCCGACGCATGCTCTTGGCGCTGATCGCGGCCCTGTGCGGAATCATCGGCACCACCGCGCTCGGTACGACCCCGGCAGCAGCAGCCGATCAGCGTCACCCGATCTACGCCATCGCGCACCGCGTCGACACCCTGGACGGCGTGGACGCCGCGCTCAAGCACGGCGCCAACGGCATCGAGATAGACGTCTGTGCCTGGTGGAACCCGAACGAATGGCGGGCTTATCACGACTGCTCCTCGGCCGGCGACAACCGGCTGGGCCCCAGCTTCGACAGCATGATCGACCGCATTCTTTCCCAGGCCAACGCAGGGCGCCGGCTGGCGCTGGTCTGGCTGGACATCAAGGACCCGAACTACTGCGGAGAGCAGGAGAACCGCGGGTGCAGCGTCGCCGGACTGCGCGACAAGGCGCAGCGGCTGACGGCCGCCGGGATCCAGGTGCTCTACGGGTTCTACGAGTACCACGGCGGCAGCACCCCGGACGTCGGCGGCAGGGGCTGGAAGAGCCTGGAGGGCAGGCTCGGCAGCCTGGAGGGAATCACGACGACCGGAACCCGCGACCAGGCCCAAGCTGCGTTCAACCGGTCCGGTTCCGGGTTCCCGGCCGGTCGCCGGGTGATGGACTACGGCGACAGCGACATCACCAAGGGGTTCGGCAACTGCACGGAGGCCACGTACAACACGTGCGCGGAACTGAAGAAGGGCGCAGGGGACCGTGACGCCGGACGGCTCGCGGCCACACTGTCCTGGACGACCACGTACAACGATCCGTGGTACGTCGACAAGCTGCTGGGCGACGGGCGCGTGGACGGCATCATCGCGGGCTACGGGGCCTTCACCGGAGTGCGCGAGTACGACGACAGCTGGCAGTGCGCCAACGCCGTCAACCTCGTCCGTGACTGGGTGAACCGCCACGGCGGCACCCATCGCATGGCCACCCCCGGTGACCGTCTGTTCAGGTAG
- a CDS encoding lipase family protein: MNRRTSALLSTAIVTGVVAAAAPTATAAPNAVAQGTTTVTAPDPFYRYVGSKPLAAYRPGDVLKKRTLNYHVFGIPTPLKAIQLLYRTTDAQGRPSANVTTVVRSQYGDGSKAVSYQSFYDSLSPEDGPSRAIAGNVSLGGAIANAESLILAPLLLKGYDVVIPDTEGQNADFAAGPEYGTNTLDSIRAAIRTEETRLHAGTKFGLFGYSGGSIATNWTSVLAPAYAPEVNKQLVGFAEGGLLVAPAHNLKYVDGALAWNGVIPMALIGVSRSYDIDLTPYLSEKGLEVVKELEHGSIVDALAHHPGMTWKDMAKPEYKDPNSIPPFVAAVNKINLGQAATPTVPGFIGQGNAGWLEGTFNRPPGIGTGDGVMVAGDVRTLARQYCATGNSSIKYEQYDLLSHVGAMPYWAVRAMAWLDDRFAGKAAPTSCGRIPAGNSLEPEKPTVTR, from the coding sequence ATGAACCGGAGAACCTCTGCTCTGCTGTCCACCGCCATCGTGACGGGCGTCGTCGCCGCCGCGGCGCCCACGGCGACTGCCGCACCCAACGCGGTTGCACAGGGGACGACCACGGTGACGGCGCCCGACCCGTTCTACCGCTACGTCGGCAGCAAGCCGCTTGCCGCGTACCGGCCGGGCGACGTTCTGAAGAAGCGCACACTGAACTACCACGTCTTCGGCATACCGACGCCGTTGAAGGCGATCCAACTGCTCTACCGCACGACCGACGCCCAGGGCAGGCCCTCGGCCAACGTGACCACCGTGGTCCGCAGCCAGTACGGTGACGGCAGCAAGGCGGTGTCGTACCAGTCGTTCTACGACTCCCTCAGCCCGGAGGACGGCCCCTCCCGGGCCATCGCCGGTAACGTCTCTCTCGGCGGCGCCATCGCCAACGCCGAATCCCTCATCCTGGCGCCGCTGCTGCTCAAGGGCTACGACGTGGTCATCCCGGACACCGAGGGCCAGAACGCCGACTTCGCGGCCGGCCCGGAGTACGGAACGAACACTCTGGACTCGATCCGCGCCGCCATCCGCACCGAGGAGACGCGCCTGCATGCCGGCACGAAGTTCGGCCTGTTCGGCTACTCCGGCGGGTCCATCGCCACCAACTGGACGTCGGTCCTGGCCCCCGCGTACGCGCCCGAGGTGAACAAGCAGCTGGTCGGCTTCGCCGAGGGCGGGCTGCTCGTCGCGCCGGCGCACAACCTCAAGTACGTCGACGGCGCGCTGGCATGGAACGGGGTGATCCCGATGGCCCTCATAGGCGTCTCACGCTCGTACGACATCGACCTCACCCCCTATCTGAGCGAGAAGGGCCTCGAGGTCGTCAAGGAGCTGGAACACGGCTCGATCGTCGATGCGCTGGCCCACCACCCGGGGATGACGTGGAAGGACATGGCGAAGCCGGAGTACAAGGACCCGAACTCCATTCCGCCCTTCGTCGCAGCGGTGAACAAGATCAATCTGGGCCAGGCCGCCACCCCGACCGTCCCGGGGTTCATCGGGCAGGGGAACGCGGGCTGGCTCGAGGGAACGTTCAACAGACCGCCGGGCATCGGCACGGGTGACGGAGTCATGGTCGCCGGCGACGTGCGGACGCTGGCCCGGCAGTACTGCGCCACCGGCAACAGCTCGATCAAGTACGAGCAGTACGACCTGCTCAGCCACGTCGGCGCCATGCCGTACTGGGCGGTGCGTGCGATGGCCTGGCTGGACGACCGCTTCGCGGGCAAGGCCGCCCCCACCAGTTGCGGCAGGATCCCTGCGGGCAACTCGCTGGAGCCGGAGAAGCCGACCGTCACACGGTGA
- a CDS encoding RNB domain-containing ribonuclease, translating to MPRRPMHMSEAAKAALRTALQKLRTDLHAPAAFPAPVLEAADAAAHAPRLPDKDATCLPLFTIDLPTSKDLDQAMYLERRPGGGFRVYYAIADVAAFVAPGGALDAEARKRIVTLYFPDGKVPLHPPVLSEGAASLLPDQTVPALLWQHDLDADGGVTTSHVSRALVRSRAKLDYAGVQHAIDSGTAEEPVALLRDIGTLCEAVEAARGGISLTLPQQEVTFEDGSFRLGYRASLPVDGWNEQISLMTGMAAARMMLDSGPGILRTQDTAPTHEVTRLHRVAQGLGIEWSKHLSYAELIRSLDPNNQKHAAFLHEAAGALLLKSVYKSFPDHDHIPEQTSHAAIAAPYTHCTAPLRRLVDRYAGELCVAAGDGQAPPNWVLEALDDLPSRMTKAKGSAADRQSVDLVEAAVLMDRVGGIFDATVIDTDEEEEPSNRREGQVQMAEPAVVGRVTSADVDLALGSSVRVRLERADPAFPDRDKKILFSLLQD from the coding sequence ATGCCACGCCGCCCGATGCACATGTCCGAAGCGGCCAAGGCCGCGCTGCGCACCGCCTTGCAGAAGCTGCGGACCGATCTGCACGCCCCCGCGGCCTTCCCCGCACCCGTGCTCGAAGCGGCCGACGCCGCCGCCCACGCGCCCCGGCTGCCCGACAAGGACGCCACCTGCCTGCCGCTCTTCACGATCGACCTGCCGACGTCGAAGGACCTCGACCAGGCCATGTACCTGGAGCGGCGCCCCGGCGGCGGTTTCCGCGTGTACTACGCCATCGCCGACGTCGCCGCCTTCGTCGCGCCCGGCGGCGCGCTGGATGCCGAGGCCCGCAAGCGGATCGTGACGCTGTACTTCCCCGACGGCAAGGTGCCCCTGCACCCGCCCGTGCTCTCCGAGGGCGCGGCCAGCCTGCTGCCGGACCAGACCGTCCCCGCCCTGCTGTGGCAGCACGACCTCGACGCCGACGGCGGGGTGACCACGTCGCACGTGAGCCGCGCCCTGGTCCGCAGTCGGGCCAAACTCGACTATGCGGGCGTCCAGCACGCCATCGACTCCGGCACCGCGGAGGAGCCCGTGGCCCTGCTGCGCGACATCGGCACCCTGTGCGAGGCCGTTGAAGCCGCGCGGGGTGGCATCTCGCTCACCCTCCCGCAGCAGGAGGTCACGTTCGAGGACGGATCGTTCCGGCTGGGCTACCGGGCGTCGTTGCCCGTGGACGGCTGGAACGAGCAGATCTCCCTCATGACCGGGATGGCCGCGGCCCGGATGATGCTGGACAGCGGTCCGGGCATCCTGCGGACCCAGGACACGGCCCCGACCCACGAGGTCACCCGACTGCACCGCGTCGCCCAGGGCCTGGGCATCGAGTGGTCGAAGCACCTCTCGTACGCCGAGCTGATCCGCTCGCTCGATCCGAACAACCAGAAGCACGCGGCCTTCCTCCACGAGGCGGCGGGCGCCCTGCTGCTGAAATCGGTCTACAAGTCCTTCCCCGACCACGACCACATCCCCGAGCAGACGAGCCACGCGGCGATCGCGGCCCCGTACACGCACTGCACCGCCCCGCTGCGGCGTCTGGTCGACCGGTACGCCGGTGAGCTGTGCGTGGCTGCCGGCGATGGCCAGGCCCCGCCGAACTGGGTGCTCGAGGCCCTGGACGACCTGCCGAGCAGGATGACGAAGGCGAAGGGGAGCGCGGCGGACCGGCAGTCCGTGGACCTGGTGGAGGCGGCAGTGCTCATGGACCGGGTGGGCGGCATCTTCGACGCCACGGTGATCGACACCGACGAGGAAGAGGAACCGTCGAACCGGCGGGAGGGACAGGTCCAGATGGCGGAACCCGCCGTGGTGGGCAGAGTCACCTCGGCGGACGTCGACCTCGCGCTGGGCTCAAGTGTCCGGGTCAGGCTCGAGCGGGCCGACCCCGCGTTCCCTGACCGGGACAAGAAGATCCTCTTCAGCTTGCTCCAGGACTGA
- a CDS encoding VOC family protein yields MSVRRLNHAVLWIRDVERSVAFYTDVFGFQVDHLTAGRAAFLSAPDSLNDHDLGLFAIGADAPGPEQGRVGLYHLAWEVGTLGELAELGHKLTERGALVGASDHLVSKSFYAKDPDGNEFEVMWRVPREDWPAADSDLRPGPLDLPAAMARWGADLATGSAAGSAT; encoded by the coding sequence ATGTCCGTCCGCCGCCTGAACCACGCCGTGCTCTGGATCCGCGACGTCGAGCGCTCCGTGGCGTTCTACACCGACGTCTTCGGATTCCAGGTCGACCACCTGACCGCCGGTCGCGCCGCCTTCCTCAGCGCCCCCGACAGCCTCAACGACCACGACCTCGGGCTGTTCGCGATCGGCGCCGACGCGCCCGGTCCGGAGCAGGGCCGGGTCGGCCTCTACCACCTGGCGTGGGAGGTCGGCACCCTCGGCGAGCTGGCGGAACTCGGACACAAGCTCACCGAACGCGGTGCGCTCGTCGGCGCGAGCGACCACCTGGTCTCCAAGTCGTTCTACGCCAAGGACCCGGACGGCAACGAGTTCGAGGTGATGTGGCGCGTCCCCCGCGAGGACTGGCCCGCCGCGGACTCCGACCTGCGCCCGGGCCCGCTCGACCTGCCGGCCGCGATGGCTCGCTGGGGCGCGGATCTCGCGACGGGTTCGGCGGCAGGCTCCGCCACCTGA
- a CDS encoding S8 family peptidase — translation MTGPAASIATSATTTTTTPNTTRWDGNHRIQLITGDHVLVGDKGQVVSFESAKGRERIPVQVQRTKDHTLVVPSDAQRLIATGKLDQRLFDVDELTDPLLRKSHRDGLKLIVQYEGGANAARAEVSSAGDTQVRRTFPTINADALRTSQDDVARVWEALTDHGKDGARATAAGIGKVWLDGIRRASLDRSVEQIGADKAWAAGYDGKGVKIAVLDTGIDKAHDDLKTQVVGEKNFSTSPDTADRVGHGTHVASIAAGTGATSGGRYKGVASGAKIISGKVLNDEGSGDDSSIIAGMEWAAAEGADVVNLSLGGPDSPGVDPMEAAVNRLSAEKGILFAIAAGNDGEGGVSTVGSPGSADAALTVGAVDKDDKLAPFSSIGPRTGDGAVKPDVTAPGVAITAAAAPGSTLDTRPGTPHPAPGYLQIDGTSMATPHVAGAAAILKQQHPDWKSAELKGALTASAKGGDYTPFQQGSGRIQVDKALAQSVIADPVSLSFGVAQWPHPDDQALTRKVGYRNLGTSDVTLDLSVSALDPAGKPAPAGFFALGTTKVTVPAGGTAEVDLTADTRIGDADGTYSGYVTATGAGQSVRTAAVAVREAESYDLTLRTIDRDGADARNFSNSLLGVGGSGKGFQARIDNEPGTHKIRVPKGSYTFNAAVYQDPSDLTKGTDWIAQPKLDVSGDTTVTADARTTKPVDITVPGLDKVDYGGTYYELATDIGRVGNGWVLRGFTNFRTAHMGPGVSDGSLLQTWDAHLLKDATAQYSVAFGGKTQKVATGYTKHVKANELATLKVAVGASAPGKTTLTSPFAHLPGAPEGNGFTAPQTTPATRTFYVSTADGVEWLTRSEQFGEPDKWGYPAFDGVYEMTEPKRYEARRTYRETFNTGVFGPLLGEKTGVFRTAPDPATGEQQLIGALPLFADGNGHAGLTTYSSATSTLYRNGVKVGENDDPLSGTQPFKVDASDAEYRLATSVERPAKLAAASTRIDTSFTFRSKQVAATTALPVSTVRFAAPVDLASRAPAGKSVHIPVTVQGSAAGKNLKSLAVSVSYDDGKTWQPVKVANGRISVKNPARDKAISFFADVTDKQGNKSSLTIHNAYYGS, via the coding sequence ATGACCGGCCCCGCGGCGTCCATCGCCACGTCCGCGACCACCACGACGACCACACCGAACACCACGCGCTGGGACGGCAACCACCGGATCCAGCTCATCACCGGCGACCACGTGCTGGTCGGCGACAAGGGCCAGGTGGTGAGCTTCGAGTCCGCCAAGGGCCGTGAGCGCATACCCGTACAGGTGCAGCGCACCAAGGACCACACACTGGTGGTGCCCAGCGACGCGCAGCGCCTGATCGCCACGGGCAAGCTGGACCAGCGGCTCTTCGACGTCGACGAACTCACCGACCCGCTGCTGCGCAAGAGCCACCGCGACGGGCTCAAGCTGATCGTGCAGTACGAAGGGGGCGCCAATGCCGCACGGGCCGAGGTGAGTTCGGCCGGCGACACCCAGGTCCGGCGCACGTTCCCGACCATCAACGCCGACGCCCTCCGTACGTCGCAGGACGACGTGGCCAGGGTGTGGGAGGCGCTGACCGACCACGGCAAGGACGGCGCGCGCGCCACCGCCGCCGGCATCGGCAAGGTGTGGCTGGACGGGATACGCAGGGCGAGCCTGGACCGCAGTGTCGAGCAGATCGGCGCCGACAAGGCGTGGGCGGCCGGGTACGACGGCAAGGGCGTCAAGATCGCAGTCCTCGACACCGGGATCGACAAGGCCCACGACGACCTGAAGACCCAGGTCGTCGGCGAGAAGAACTTCTCCACCTCCCCCGACACCGCGGACCGTGTCGGACACGGCACGCACGTCGCCTCGATCGCCGCCGGTACCGGCGCCACATCGGGCGGCAGGTACAAGGGTGTCGCCTCCGGTGCCAAGATCATCAGCGGGAAGGTGCTGAACGACGAAGGCAGCGGGGACGACTCCAGCATCATCGCGGGCATGGAGTGGGCCGCCGCCGAAGGTGCGGACGTCGTCAACCTCAGTCTCGGAGGCCCGGACTCCCCCGGCGTCGACCCGATGGAAGCGGCGGTCAACAGGCTGTCCGCCGAGAAGGGCATCCTGTTCGCCATCGCCGCGGGCAACGATGGCGAAGGCGGCGTCTCGACGGTGGGATCGCCCGGCAGCGCGGACGCCGCGCTGACCGTCGGCGCCGTCGACAAGGACGACAAGCTGGCGCCCTTCTCGAGCATCGGTCCGCGCACCGGCGACGGAGCCGTCAAACCGGACGTGACCGCGCCCGGCGTCGCCATCACCGCGGCCGCGGCCCCCGGCAGCACGCTCGACACCCGCCCCGGCACACCGCACCCGGCCCCCGGCTACCTGCAGATCGACGGCACCTCCATGGCCACGCCCCACGTGGCGGGCGCGGCGGCGATCCTGAAACAGCAGCATCCGGACTGGAAGTCCGCCGAGCTCAAGGGCGCGCTGACCGCCTCCGCCAAGGGCGGCGACTACACCCCCTTCCAGCAGGGCTCGGGCCGCATCCAGGTCGACAAGGCGCTGGCCCAGAGTGTGATCGCCGATCCGGTCTCGCTGAGCTTCGGCGTCGCACAGTGGCCGCATCCCGACGACCAGGCCCTCACCAGGAAGGTCGGTTACCGCAACCTCGGTACGAGCGACGTCACCCTTGACCTCTCGGTGTCCGCGCTGGACCCGGCGGGCAAGCCGGCCCCGGCCGGGTTCTTCGCGCTCGGCACCACCAAGGTGACCGTGCCCGCCGGCGGCACGGCCGAAGTCGACCTGACCGCCGACACCCGGATCGGCGACGCCGACGGGACCTACTCCGGCTACGTCACCGCCACCGGCGCGGGCCAGTCCGTCCGTACGGCCGCGGTGGCCGTCCGCGAGGCGGAGTCCTACGACCTGACGCTGAGGACCATCGACCGCGACGGCGCCGACGCCCGGAACTTCTCCAACTCCCTGCTCGGCGTCGGCGGCTCCGGCAAGGGCTTCCAGGCCCGTATCGACAATGAGCCGGGCACGCACAAGATCCGTGTGCCCAAGGGCTCGTATACGTTCAACGCGGCGGTCTACCAGGACCCGTCGGACCTCACCAAGGGCACCGACTGGATCGCCCAGCCGAAGCTGGACGTCTCCGGCGACACCACGGTCACCGCCGACGCGCGCACCACCAAGCCGGTGGACATCACCGTGCCCGGCCTCGACAAGGTGGACTACGGGGGGACGTACTACGAGCTCGCGACCGACATCGGCCGCGTCGGCAACGGCTGGGTCCTCAGGGGTTTCACCAACTTCCGTACCGCGCACATGGGTCCGGGCGTCAGCGACGGCTCGCTCCTCCAGACCTGGGACGCGCACCTGCTCAAGGACGCGACCGCTCAGTACTCGGTGGCCTTCGGCGGCAAGACGCAGAAGGTCGCGACCGGCTACACCAAGCACGTGAAGGCGAACGAACTGGCGACGCTCAAGGTTGCCGTCGGTGCCTCCGCTCCCGGCAAGACCACTCTCACCTCTCCGTTCGCCCATCTGCCGGGTGCGCCGGAGGGCAACGGGTTCACGGCGCCGCAGACCACGCCCGCCACGCGCACCTTCTACGTCTCCACCGCCGACGGCGTCGAGTGGCTGACGAGGTCGGAGCAGTTCGGCGAGCCCGACAAGTGGGGTTACCCGGCCTTCGACGGCGTCTACGAGATGACCGAACCGAAGCGCTACGAAGCCCGCAGGACGTACCGGGAGACGTTCAACACCGGCGTCTTCGGCCCGCTCCTGGGCGAGAAGACGGGCGTCTTCCGCACCGCACCCGACCCGGCCACGGGCGAGCAGCAGCTCATCGGCGCCCTGCCGCTGTTCGCCGACGGAAACGGCCACGCGGGCCTGACGACGTACAGCTCGGCCACGTCGACGCTGTACCGCAACGGCGTCAAGGTCGGCGAGAACGACGACCCGCTGAGCGGCACGCAGCCCTTCAAGGTCGACGCCTCCGACGCCGAGTACCGGCTGGCGACCTCCGTGGAACGCCCGGCGAAGCTCGCCGCAGCCTCCACCCGCATCGACACCAGCTTCACGTTCCGTTCGAAGCAGGTCGCGGCCACCACGGCGCTGCCGGTGTCCACGGTCCGCTTCGCGGCCCCCGTCGACCTCGCCTCGCGCGCCCCGGCGGGCAAGTCGGTCCACATCCCGGTGACCGTGCAGGGCTCGGCGGCCGGGAAGAACCTCAAGTCGCTCGCCGTGTCCGTGAGCTATGACGACGGGAAGACCTGGCAGCCCGTGAAGGTCGCGAACGGCAGGATCTCCGTGAAGAACCCGGCGAGGGACAAGGCCATCTCGTTCTTCGCCGATGTCACGGACAAGCAGGGCAACAAGTCGTCGCTGACGATCCACAACGCGTATTACGGCAGCTGA
- a CDS encoding M4 family metallopeptidase encodes MCRTRPVNCIIPPYILDKLLESEDREVRQAALDTLLTTARLRGERAVRASFAGAAATAGNGRRTIFDCEQGVSLPNAVLVRPEDGPQCTDPALNQAFDGLGLTRDFYQEVFRRNSIDDRGMRLDGYVHFDMQFNNAFWDGRQMVFGDGDGKEFSNLTGSLDVIAHELTHGVTENTSEFEYHNQSGALNESMSDVFGSLVKQWSKKQTAEDADWLIGADVWTPGIAGDALRSMKAPGQAYNNPQFGKDPQPDRMSKFMPLPDTPRGDNGGVHYNSGIPNKAFFLAAVGIGGFAWEAAGNIWYESLKASSRDATFQEFADTTFQKAGELFGTGSPEQSAVLAAWQGVEIHISGVPAGLARARSLPVNGNGGVGRQDGMAALSRQIGELNAKVTGLAKEMAALKGAK; translated from the coding sequence ATGTGCAGGACCCGCCCGGTCAACTGCATCATTCCCCCGTACATTCTCGACAAGCTGCTGGAGAGCGAAGACCGTGAGGTGCGCCAGGCCGCCTTGGACACCCTGCTGACCACTGCGCGCCTGCGGGGCGAACGGGCGGTCCGAGCGTCCTTCGCCGGCGCGGCCGCCACCGCCGGTAACGGTCGGCGCACCATCTTCGACTGCGAGCAGGGGGTTTCCCTCCCCAACGCCGTCCTGGTCAGGCCGGAAGACGGACCGCAGTGCACGGACCCGGCCCTCAACCAGGCGTTCGACGGACTCGGCCTGACGCGCGATTTCTACCAGGAGGTGTTCCGGCGCAATTCGATCGATGACCGGGGCATGCGGCTGGACGGATACGTCCACTTCGACATGCAATTCAACAACGCGTTCTGGGACGGACGTCAGATGGTCTTCGGCGACGGGGACGGCAAGGAGTTCAGCAACCTCACGGGATCGCTGGACGTGATCGCCCACGAGTTGACGCACGGAGTCACCGAGAACACCTCGGAATTCGAGTACCACAATCAGTCCGGGGCCCTGAACGAGTCGATGTCGGACGTCTTCGGTTCACTGGTCAAGCAATGGTCGAAGAAGCAGACGGCCGAGGACGCGGACTGGCTGATCGGCGCCGATGTGTGGACCCCGGGAATCGCCGGCGACGCCCTGCGATCGATGAAGGCTCCGGGGCAGGCATACAACAATCCGCAGTTCGGAAAAGACCCCCAGCCCGACCGCATGAGCAAATTCATGCCCCTGCCGGACACCCCCAGAGGGGACAACGGCGGGGTTCACTACAACTCCGGTATTCCGAACAAGGCGTTCTTCCTGGCTGCCGTGGGCATCGGCGGATTCGCATGGGAGGCCGCCGGGAACATCTGGTACGAATCACTCAAAGCCTCCAGCAGGGACGCCACTTTCCAGGAGTTCGCGGACACCACCTTCCAGAAGGCCGGGGAACTGTTCGGCACCGGAAGCCCCGAGCAGTCGGCCGTCCTGGCGGCGTGGCAGGGAGTGGAGATCCACATCAGCGGGGTCCCGGCGGGGCTCGCCCGGGCACGGAGCCTGCCGGTCAACGGGAACGGCGGCGTGGGCCGGCAGGACGGCATGGCGGCCCTGTCCAGGCAGATCGGGGAACTGAACGCCAAGGTGACCGGGCTGGCCAAGGAAATGGCCGCACTGAAGGGCGCCAAGTGA
- a CDS encoding sigma-70 family RNA polymerase sigma factor → MAHLLQQLFEQGLLMPHGRSRPVGAPDHELTALIRNGTDQEPVRILYERHWRNVLHYARSCCRSPHTAEDLASEAFVRTLEAIRDGHGPSTAWRPYLLTVVRRTAAQWAVSERRIELSEDFERWCDEHVGAAGSPSVEDRLLRYEDRQMVLHGFRSLPERWQAVLWYSEVDQQPASAVARLLGLSRSGVSSLAARAREGLREAYLAAHLRRTSGNEQCRRYGSLLAAAARKPGARVKSVLAAHLDVCPACRRAMRELTDLSERIGAVLPGGVLLWGGERNASGGAAAFAAGGGSGSTPGPALAQPAPTGPLRSPARAWGTGAVAVAATGVAVAVLVSGHPPQGPGSGAPRAAASPALAPAAVPAVTGTQGPSSTPTPTPSATASATPSATPSPAPAATESPAPAVPNWAPAPDDRTRMRIAATGRCIEIPGAATAPDVQAREASCDGSAAQQWDVLMPYDGDRSRLQLRNTATGLCLGGSGTTKDAAPVTQRACDPRDGRQVWRLYSQDGTAGRFFDQNVTMTLGLSDWYKGESGLPHSPEIGTNHNYYNSPSFSIRFDGSLFDGRMQDVSSRKS, encoded by the coding sequence ATGGCGCATCTTCTCCAACAGCTTTTCGAACAAGGGTTACTCATGCCCCATGGACGCTCCCGACCGGTCGGCGCTCCTGATCACGAACTGACGGCACTGATACGCAATGGTACAGACCAAGAACCCGTCAGGATTCTTTACGAACGACACTGGCGGAATGTGCTCCACTACGCCCGGAGTTGCTGCCGCAGTCCGCATACCGCGGAGGACCTCGCCTCTGAGGCCTTCGTCCGGACGCTCGAGGCCATCCGGGACGGGCACGGCCCCAGTACGGCATGGCGCCCGTACCTGCTGACCGTCGTGCGGCGGACGGCGGCGCAGTGGGCGGTGTCCGAGCGGCGCATCGAGCTCTCCGAGGACTTCGAGCGCTGGTGCGACGAGCACGTGGGCGCCGCCGGCAGCCCGAGTGTCGAAGACCGCCTGCTCCGTTACGAGGATCGCCAGATGGTCCTGCACGGGTTCCGCTCACTGCCCGAACGCTGGCAGGCGGTGCTCTGGTACAGCGAGGTCGACCAGCAGCCGGCGAGCGCGGTCGCCCGCCTGCTCGGCCTGAGCCGCAGCGGCGTCTCCTCGCTCGCAGCCAGGGCCCGGGAAGGGCTGAGGGAGGCGTACCTCGCCGCGCATCTGCGCCGCACCAGCGGAAACGAGCAATGCCGCCGATACGGCTCCCTCCTCGCCGCAGCCGCGCGCAAGCCGGGGGCGCGGGTGAAGAGTGTCCTCGCGGCGCACCTCGACGTGTGTCCGGCCTGCCGTCGGGCCATGAGGGAGCTCACGGACCTGAGTGAACGCATCGGCGCCGTCCTGCCGGGTGGGGTGCTGCTGTGGGGCGGCGAACGGAACGCCTCCGGTGGCGCCGCCGCGTTCGCCGCCGGAGGAGGGAGCGGATCGACTCCCGGCCCGGCTCTGGCGCAGCCGGCACCCACCGGTCCGCTGCGATCCCCGGCGCGCGCCTGGGGTACGGGAGCGGTGGCGGTCGCCGCCACCGGCGTCGCCGTCGCCGTCCTGGTTTCCGGCCATCCACCGCAGGGCCCCGGGTCCGGCGCTCCCAGGGCGGCCGCCTCGCCCGCCCTGGCGCCGGCCGCCGTCCCGGCGGTCACCGGCACCCAGGGCCCGTCGTCCACGCCCACGCCGACTCCCTCTGCCACAGCCTCCGCCACGCCGTCAGCCACACCCTCACCCGCGCCCGCCGCTACGGAGTCGCCCGCCCCTGCCGTGCCCAACTGGGCACCCGCCCCGGACGACCGGACGCGTATGCGGATCGCGGCCACCGGCCGCTGCATCGAGATCCCCGGCGCGGCAACGGCACCCGACGTCCAGGCGCGTGAGGCGAGCTGCGACGGCAGCGCCGCCCAGCAGTGGGACGTGCTCATGCCCTACGACGGCGACCGCAGCCGGCTCCAACTGCGCAACACGGCAACGGGGCTCTGCCTGGGGGGCTCCGGTACGACGAAGGACGCGGCGCCGGTCACGCAGCGCGCCTGCGATCCCCGCGACGGCCGCCAGGTGTGGCGCCTGTACTCCCAGGACGGGACGGCGGGGCGGTTCTTCGACCAGAACGTGACCATGACCCTGGGGCTGTCCGACTGGTACAAGGGGGAAAGCGGCCTGCCCCACAGCCCCGAGATCGGCACGAACCACAACTACTACAACTCGCCGTCCTTCTCGATCCGTTTCGACGGGTCCCTGTTCGACGGCCGGATGCAGGACGTCAGTTCCCGGAAATCCTGA
- a CDS encoding protealysin inhibitor emfourin has protein sequence MKVTLESYGGLAAAIRRRPAVLDTAALPENAAAELTQLVAAAVAMPVEGRADRARDAMTCTITVEDDDHATVLEQSDAAMSPAFAALLTWLKKHLAQQDQP, from the coding sequence ATGAAGGTGACTTTGGAGTCGTACGGCGGGCTGGCGGCGGCGATCCGCCGCCGGCCCGCGGTGCTGGACACGGCGGCCCTGCCCGAGAACGCCGCGGCGGAGCTGACCCAGCTGGTGGCGGCGGCCGTCGCGATGCCCGTGGAGGGCCGGGCCGACCGTGCCAGGGACGCGATGACCTGCACGATCACGGTGGAGGACGACGACCACGCGACGGTCCTCGAACAGTCGGACGCCGCCATGTCCCCCGCGTTCGCGGCCTTGCTCACCTGGCTCAAGAAGCACCTCGCGCAGCAGGACCAGCCCTAG